One Phycisphaera mikurensis NBRC 102666 DNA window includes the following coding sequences:
- a CDS encoding ABC transporter permease — protein sequence MGILAVLAAVLLGGRAAAREPSSLGPAFERDLARLASYPHRLAGTEPGRDASAYVMQRLREAGVDEVLPLEMPVWQTMPRLEQGPGPGAGAADGGAKSGVRLTVRDANGFERGVVPLFPCRPNLVCPPVTPAGGLTGPLRYAGRGSAAEVAAAVATPGDAAPIVVLDYDVPQEAWERAFALGAAAVVFRAEAGVAAGEAMKSVPAPMNLPRFFAEVDPGSGLSAGLDLTAGGAEATLEAAVPVVAATGRSVVAVIEPAPGATPALTAAAARRRPVVLAADLDSFGSVPERGPGARNAANAALLLEAARRLAADPPPRRVVLVFLDNAGRGMQGARTFYAALTDDPARRREAIQAAARDLAASTLALRTLPQDADAARGLPASAAASLRPLLAARAAWARADAARELRLLRLEAARGDEAAGAMLPTVSGRVARWDAVRRHVHEAADAGTLFTVEAAPREGRELLAAARAALRARSTAAARRQVELGQQEAVQAAASGRVAGDARAVRVALHASLDLSGEGPSWGVVAGSDAGRVGAAWSLSPEADAPGYHQRVLGHFAAAAAAAGDAPAFRGLDAETLRDPAAGRLAVPGPLVHSGFLAGTHGFFNVAFATCHDARRRDGHPGDTLAALDAAGFAAQGDAALRLFVAGLNRPGLPDRAPFADKAIDNRAGTRRPAAVAAAGAADDSLGVPVGPVVQQRVAGGLAEDRPAPGAVVALFPMPADPANAWNSLARRAIPSYEPARMVVADGAGRFDVVAAHADLDRQLATLGATHDARGALTAVSTQERVGGTPAAALRTDLLGLGLGDGSAAASGSAVVTLRPDEPTAPGRFTVLLGAAGSRPRPADALVGQAGPFGFYHLTPGLADSGVRVFQPEGPLLLPPGEFAPAAGPADPAAAGSGRGGVSVLLASAGNLWSLNESRLAALRARGILRGDLERLHRDARAALDNAAGGGEAAPEAARLAFALGQRVYNPLRAAMDDLVNAVVLLLALAVPFAFFGERLLIGAKGIRGRVAGFAVCFGLTFAALYALHPGFAVASTPIIVFLAFAILLLSGLVIVLLISKFRVQLAKLHGEGGQPQNAGQVAALLAAVQMGISTMRRRKTRTALTTLTVVVLTFTVLCFAGFERRLGVGLAAVGTPGPGTPTDAVLVRRVDGGPLPRAAAELAGAAASAAGGRDASLLGGAAGGGVGAGGPAEALATWRIDPPGLAEGVPGGGLALAREDGTADGRIRCVVGIDPRLPRRWPALSRALASATASGVGPERFTAATLAGELSADGVFLNPAAARSLRLEVGDRFRLAGRRVRLAGVLDADRIGRLRHVDGQPVLPVLEPGRDRAAGGSSAGRDAAASAGGGAAERLGVAEVAFVGVRLAEELGGRPDGLTVFPAGGIGVAETADALATALPQPAWSAGAAGLERRVLTTLTSVSGAAAIVVPLALGGLIVFGTLLGSISDRKQEIYTFSALGLAPRHIGALFLAEGAVYAVVGGLGGQLLALFLARVSATLAQRGLVPELPVNFASGNALFATGVVMAVVMLSSLYPAAAAARSANPGLVRRWRLPAPVRTPGGGDRLDLVFPFTVSAADMGGVRGFLAEHFRSHDDAGIGRFACSSVAAVPGEGDAAGPDGGDAPTLLADVALAPFDLGVTQRLRLWSEPSDIAGVDRVRVVVDRLSGTRGDFARLNKPFFAGLRRQFLLWRTLPDESREGYRREAAAG from the coding sequence TTGGGCATCCTCGCCGTCCTCGCGGCGGTGCTTCTTGGCGGTCGGGCGGCCGCCCGGGAGCCTTCCTCGCTGGGGCCCGCTTTCGAGCGGGACCTCGCGAGGCTGGCGTCGTACCCGCACCGGCTGGCCGGGACCGAGCCGGGGCGGGACGCCTCGGCGTACGTGATGCAGCGGCTGCGGGAGGCGGGGGTGGACGAGGTGCTGCCGCTGGAGATGCCGGTGTGGCAGACGATGCCGCGGCTGGAGCAAGGACCCGGACCGGGAGCCGGTGCCGCGGACGGCGGGGCCAAGAGCGGCGTGCGGCTGACGGTCCGCGACGCCAACGGCTTCGAGCGGGGCGTGGTGCCGCTGTTCCCGTGCCGGCCGAACCTGGTGTGCCCGCCGGTCACGCCCGCGGGCGGGCTGACCGGGCCGCTGCGGTACGCGGGGCGGGGGTCGGCCGCGGAGGTCGCGGCGGCGGTGGCGACGCCGGGCGACGCGGCCCCGATCGTGGTGCTCGATTATGACGTGCCGCAGGAGGCGTGGGAGCGAGCCTTCGCGCTGGGCGCGGCGGCGGTGGTCTTCCGGGCCGAGGCGGGCGTCGCGGCGGGCGAAGCGATGAAGTCGGTTCCGGCGCCGATGAACCTGCCCCGCTTCTTCGCCGAGGTCGATCCCGGCAGCGGGCTCTCCGCGGGGCTGGACCTGACCGCGGGCGGCGCCGAGGCGACGCTGGAGGCGGCGGTGCCGGTGGTGGCGGCGACGGGCCGCAGCGTGGTGGCGGTCATCGAGCCGGCCCCGGGGGCCACGCCGGCGCTGACCGCGGCGGCGGCGCGGCGGCGGCCGGTCGTGCTCGCGGCCGACCTGGACAGCTTCGGCAGCGTGCCAGAGCGCGGCCCGGGGGCGCGGAACGCGGCCAACGCGGCGCTGCTGCTGGAGGCGGCCCGGCGCCTCGCGGCCGACCCGCCGCCGCGGCGGGTCGTGCTGGTTTTCCTCGACAACGCCGGCCGCGGGATGCAGGGGGCCCGGACGTTCTACGCGGCGCTCACCGACGACCCGGCCCGGCGGCGGGAGGCGATCCAGGCCGCCGCCCGCGACCTGGCGGCGTCGACGCTCGCCCTGCGGACGCTCCCGCAGGACGCCGACGCGGCGCGCGGCCTGCCGGCCTCGGCCGCCGCATCGCTGCGCCCGCTCCTGGCGGCCCGGGCGGCGTGGGCCCGGGCCGACGCGGCGCGGGAGCTGCGGCTGCTGCGGCTGGAGGCGGCGCGGGGTGACGAAGCGGCGGGAGCGATGCTGCCGACGGTGTCCGGTCGCGTCGCCCGCTGGGACGCGGTGCGGCGCCACGTGCACGAGGCGGCCGACGCGGGGACGCTCTTCACGGTGGAGGCGGCGCCGCGGGAGGGGCGGGAGCTGCTCGCCGCGGCCCGGGCGGCGCTGCGGGCACGCTCGACGGCGGCGGCACGGCGGCAGGTCGAGCTGGGGCAGCAGGAAGCGGTGCAGGCCGCGGCGTCGGGCCGCGTCGCCGGCGACGCCCGTGCCGTGCGCGTGGCTCTGCACGCCTCGCTGGACCTCTCCGGCGAGGGCCCGTCCTGGGGCGTGGTGGCCGGGTCGGACGCCGGGCGGGTGGGCGCGGCGTGGAGCCTCTCGCCCGAGGCGGACGCGCCCGGCTACCACCAGCGGGTGCTCGGCCACTTCGCCGCGGCGGCGGCCGCCGCCGGCGACGCGCCAGCGTTCCGCGGCCTCGACGCCGAGACGCTGCGTGACCCGGCCGCGGGGCGCCTGGCCGTGCCCGGCCCGCTCGTGCACAGCGGCTTCCTGGCCGGCACGCACGGCTTCTTCAACGTCGCCTTCGCCACCTGCCACGACGCCCGACGCCGCGACGGCCACCCCGGCGACACGCTCGCCGCTTTGGACGCCGCCGGCTTCGCGGCCCAGGGCGACGCGGCGCTGCGGCTGTTCGTCGCCGGGCTGAACCGGCCGGGCCTGCCCGACCGGGCGCCCTTCGCCGACAAGGCGATCGACAACCGGGCGGGCACGCGGCGGCCCGCGGCCGTCGCGGCGGCGGGCGCCGCGGACGACTCGCTGGGCGTGCCGGTGGGCCCGGTGGTGCAGCAGCGGGTGGCCGGCGGGCTCGCGGAAGACCGGCCGGCGCCCGGGGCGGTCGTCGCGCTGTTCCCGATGCCGGCCGATCCGGCCAACGCGTGGAACAGCCTCGCCCGCCGGGCGATTCCCTCGTACGAGCCGGCGCGGATGGTCGTCGCCGATGGCGCCGGCCGCTTCGACGTGGTGGCCGCCCACGCCGACCTCGACCGCCAGCTGGCCACGCTGGGGGCGACGCACGACGCCCGCGGCGCACTGACCGCGGTGAGCACGCAGGAGCGCGTGGGCGGGACGCCGGCGGCGGCGCTGCGGACCGACCTCCTGGGGCTGGGTTTGGGCGACGGGTCGGCGGCGGCGTCCGGTTCCGCCGTCGTCACGCTCCGCCCGGATGAGCCGACGGCGCCCGGGCGATTCACCGTGCTGCTGGGGGCCGCGGGGTCGCGGCCACGCCCCGCCGATGCGCTCGTGGGCCAAGCCGGGCCGTTCGGCTTCTACCACCTGACGCCCGGCCTGGCCGACTCGGGCGTCCGCGTCTTCCAGCCGGAGGGCCCGCTGCTGCTGCCGCCCGGGGAGTTCGCACCCGCCGCCGGGCCGGCGGACCCCGCGGCCGCGGGGTCCGGTCGCGGCGGGGTGTCGGTGCTGCTGGCTTCGGCCGGCAACCTCTGGTCGCTCAACGAGTCGCGCCTGGCGGCGCTCCGCGCCCGCGGGATCCTCCGCGGCGACCTCGAACGCCTGCACCGCGACGCCCGCGCCGCGCTGGACAACGCCGCCGGCGGCGGCGAGGCCGCGCCCGAGGCGGCCCGCCTGGCCTTCGCCCTGGGCCAGCGGGTCTACAACCCGCTGCGCGCCGCGATGGACGACCTCGTCAACGCCGTCGTGCTGCTGCTCGCCCTGGCGGTGCCCTTCGCCTTCTTCGGCGAGCGCTTGCTGATCGGCGCCAAGGGCATCCGGGGCCGCGTCGCCGGCTTCGCGGTCTGCTTCGGGCTCACCTTCGCGGCGCTGTACGCGCTGCACCCCGGCTTCGCCGTGGCCTCGACGCCGATCATCGTGTTCCTCGCCTTCGCGATCCTGCTGCTCTCGGGGCTGGTGATCGTGCTGCTGATCTCCAAGTTCCGCGTGCAGCTCGCGAAGCTGCACGGCGAGGGCGGGCAACCGCAGAACGCGGGCCAGGTCGCGGCGCTGCTGGCGGCGGTGCAGATGGGCATCTCGACCATGCGGCGGCGGAAGACCCGCACCGCGCTCACCACGCTCACGGTGGTGGTGCTGACCTTCACCGTGCTCTGCTTCGCCGGCTTCGAGCGGCGGCTGGGCGTGGGGCTCGCCGCGGTCGGCACGCCGGGTCCGGGCACGCCCACGGACGCGGTGCTGGTGCGTCGCGTCGACGGCGGCCCGCTCCCGCGGGCCGCGGCGGAGTTGGCGGGCGCGGCGGCCTCGGCCGCGGGCGGCCGCGACGCGTCGCTGCTCGGCGGCGCGGCCGGCGGCGGCGTGGGCGCCGGCGGACCCGCCGAGGCCCTCGCGACCTGGCGCATCGACCCGCCGGGCCTCGCCGAGGGCGTGCCCGGCGGCGGCCTCGCGCTCGCCCGGGAGGACGGCACCGCCGACGGCCGGATCCGCTGCGTGGTCGGGATCGACCCGCGCCTGCCGCGGCGCTGGCCGGCGCTCTCGCGGGCGCTCGCCAGCGCCACCGCGTCGGGCGTCGGGCCCGAGCGGTTCACCGCCGCCACCCTCGCTGGCGAGCTCTCCGCCGACGGCGTCTTCCTCAACCCCGCGGCGGCGCGGTCGCTGCGCCTGGAGGTCGGCGACCGCTTCCGGCTCGCGGGCCGACGCGTGCGCCTCGCGGGGGTTCTCGACGCCGACCGCATCGGGCGGCTGCGCCACGTTGATGGCCAGCCCGTGCTGCCGGTGCTCGAGCCCGGCCGGGACCGCGCCGCGGGCGGGTCGTCGGCCGGCCGCGACGCCGCCGCGTCGGCGGGCGGCGGCGCGGCCGAGCGGCTCGGCGTCGCGGAGGTCGCCTTCGTCGGCGTGCGCCTGGCCGAAGAGCTCGGCGGCCGGCCCGACGGGCTCACCGTCTTCCCCGCGGGGGGCATCGGCGTCGCCGAAACCGCCGACGCGCTCGCGACCGCGTTGCCGCAGCCGGCTTGGTCGGCGGGGGCCGCGGGGCTGGAACGCCGCGTGCTCACCACGCTCACCTCGGTCAGCGGGGCCGCGGCCATCGTCGTGCCGCTGGCGCTCGGCGGGCTCATCGTCTTCGGCACGCTGCTCGGCTCGATCTCCGACCGGAAGCAGGAGATCTACACCTTCTCGGCGCTGGGGCTGGCGCCGCGGCACATCGGGGCGCTGTTCCTGGCCGAGGGCGCGGTCTACGCCGTCGTCGGCGGCCTCGGGGGTCAGCTGCTCGCGCTGTTCTTGGCACGCGTGTCCGCCACCCTCGCCCAGCGCGGGCTCGTGCCCGAGCTGCCGGTGAACTTCGCCAGCGGCAACGCGCTCTTCGCCACCGGCGTGGTGATGGCGGTGGTCATGCTGTCCTCGCTGTACCCCGCCGCCGCGGCGGCGAGGTCGGCCAACCCGGGGCTGGTCCGCCGCTGGCGGCTGCCGGCGCCGGTGAGAACGCCCGGCGGCGGCGACCGGCTCGACCTGGTCTTCCCCTTCACCGTGAGCGCGGCCGACATGGGCGGCGTCCGCGGCTTCCTCGCCGAGCACTTCCGCAGCCACGACGACGCCGGCATCGGCCGGTTCGCCTGCTCCTCCGTCGCCGCCGTGCCCGGCGAGGGGGATGCCGCCGGCCCGGACGGGGGCGACGCCCCCACGCTGCTGGCCGACGTCGCCCTCGCCCCCTTCGACCTGGGCGTCACCCAGCGGCTGCGCCTCTGGAGCGAGCCCTCCGACATCGCCGGCGTCGACCGCGTCCGCGTCGTGGTCGACCGGCTGTCGGGGACGCGCGGCGACTTCGCCCGGCTCAACAAGCCCTTCTTCGCGGGCTTGCGTCGGCAGTTCCTGCTGTGGCGGACGCTGCCGGACGAGAGCCGCGAGGGCTACCGGCGGGAGGCCGCGGCGGGCTGA
- a CDS encoding ABC transporter ATP-binding protein, with protein MEASATPPPPLDPGAPVPIIRTVGLTKVYGGGDAATHALRGVDAVIHRGELIAVMGPSGSGKSTFFNMIGGLDGPTGGRILIDEVDVAQLSAAELAFLRCRKIGYIFQQYNLVRYMTALENVTVPMAFAGVDPDAARGRGMALLETVGIAQRWDHRPVELSGGQQQRVAIARALANRPAILLADEPTANLDFATGQDVLDLLVRINRDAGVTVVCSTHDHRLLALCDRIMWIKDGRLDRVQEREDVRITVGSVAGEEP; from the coding sequence ATGGAAGCGTCCGCCACGCCACCGCCCCCGCTCGATCCCGGGGCGCCGGTTCCGATCATCCGCACCGTCGGCCTCACCAAGGTCTACGGCGGCGGCGACGCGGCGACGCACGCGCTCCGCGGGGTCGACGCGGTGATCCACCGGGGCGAGCTGATCGCGGTGATGGGGCCGTCGGGCTCGGGCAAATCGACCTTCTTCAACATGATCGGCGGGCTGGACGGGCCCACCGGCGGGCGGATCCTGATCGACGAGGTGGACGTCGCGCAGCTGTCGGCGGCGGAGCTGGCCTTCCTCCGCTGCCGCAAGATCGGGTACATCTTCCAGCAGTACAACCTCGTGCGGTACATGACGGCGCTGGAGAACGTGACGGTGCCCATGGCTTTCGCGGGTGTCGATCCCGACGCGGCGCGCGGCCGGGGGATGGCCCTGCTGGAGACGGTGGGGATCGCCCAGCGGTGGGATCACCGGCCCGTCGAGCTCTCCGGCGGGCAGCAGCAGCGGGTGGCGATCGCCCGTGCGCTGGCCAACCGCCCGGCGATCCTGCTGGCGGACGAGCCCACGGCGAACCTGGATTTCGCGACCGGCCAGGACGTCCTGGACCTGCTCGTGCGGATCAACCGCGACGCGGGGGTGACGGTGGTTTGCTCGACGCACGACCACCGCTTGCTGGCCCTGTGCGACCGCATCATGTGGATCAAAGACGGCCGCCTCGACCGCGTGCAGGAACGCGAGGACGTGCGGATCACGGTGGGCTCGGTGGCGGGGGAAGAGCCTTGA
- a CDS encoding class I SAM-dependent methyltransferase: MPELQQRIDELAPWFHNLHLPDGTGGRVQTCPDHPLGLGDFPAWKFEELSPHLPADLAGLAALDIGCNAGYYAFALAERGARVTAIDHDPRYLAQARLAQESLDPRQRVRFEQADVYDLLHREQAFDVVLFLGVLYHLRYPLLALDAIARRVKPGGTLFLQTLTAPGPDPARSPAIPDDVGLNDRELMTQPHFPRLAFIEHRWAGDPTNWFAFDAAAVEAVLRSCGYEQVERLTDELWRARKPGEAEAPWWDRGTLDRIAGKRG; this comes from the coding sequence ATGCCCGAGCTCCAGCAACGAATCGACGAACTCGCCCCCTGGTTCCACAACCTCCACCTGCCCGACGGCACCGGCGGGCGGGTGCAGACCTGCCCGGACCACCCGCTGGGGCTCGGCGACTTCCCCGCCTGGAAGTTCGAGGAGCTGTCCCCGCACCTGCCCGCGGACCTCGCCGGGCTCGCCGCCCTGGACATCGGCTGCAACGCCGGCTACTACGCCTTCGCGCTCGCGGAGCGGGGCGCCCGCGTCACGGCGATTGACCACGACCCGCGGTACCTGGCCCAGGCGAGGCTCGCGCAGGAGTCTCTGGACCCGCGGCAACGCGTCCGCTTCGAGCAAGCCGACGTGTACGACCTGCTCCACCGCGAGCAAGCCTTCGACGTCGTGCTCTTCCTGGGGGTGCTCTACCACCTCCGCTACCCCCTGCTCGCGCTCGACGCGATCGCCCGGCGGGTGAAGCCCGGGGGCACGCTGTTCCTGCAGACGCTCACCGCGCCCGGGCCCGACCCCGCCCGCTCGCCGGCCATTCCCGACGACGTCGGGCTGAACGACCGCGAGCTGATGACCCAGCCGCACTTCCCGCGGCTGGCCTTCATCGAGCACCGCTGGGCGGGCGACCCCACCAACTGGTTCGCTTTCGACGCCGCGGCGGTGGAGGCGGTGCTGCGTAGCTGCGGCTACGAGCAGGTGGAGAGGCTCACCGACGAGCTGTGGCGGGCGCGGAAGCCCGGGGAGGCGGAGGCGCCGTGGTGGGACCGCGGGACGCTGGACCGCATCGCCGGGAAGCGGGGCTGA
- a CDS encoding CgeB family protein, producing MKLVVLGLSISSSWGNGHATVFRALLKSFAQRGHGVVFLERDVPWYAGDARDNPDPDGVDLRLYASLEELRTDHAALVREADAVLIGSYVPDGPAVIDWAMQTAEAPVSFYDIDTPVTLAKLARGDKESLRVDQVPRLAAYFSFTGGRTLRKLEEELGSPRALPLYCAVDDGVYTPDAAVARDLDLGYMGTYSDDRQPTVERLLLDPARRLPGRRFALVGPMYPQRTSWTPNVERVEHLPPAGHPRFYRRQRFTLNVTRADMIAAGWAPSVRLFEAAACGTPVISDRWEGLGDVFEVGREILVADTADDAVRILEETPEAERAAIGAAARARVLQEHTAAHRAAELEAGLLAAGASR from the coding sequence TTGAAGCTCGTCGTCCTGGGTCTGTCGATCTCCTCGTCCTGGGGGAACGGCCACGCCACGGTCTTCCGCGCGCTGCTGAAGTCGTTCGCGCAGCGCGGCCACGGGGTCGTCTTCCTGGAACGCGACGTGCCGTGGTACGCCGGCGACGCGCGCGACAACCCCGACCCCGACGGCGTCGACCTGCGGCTGTATGCCTCGCTGGAGGAGCTCCGGACCGATCACGCCGCTCTCGTCCGCGAGGCCGACGCCGTGCTCATCGGCAGCTACGTGCCCGACGGCCCGGCCGTCATCGACTGGGCGATGCAGACGGCGGAAGCGCCCGTGAGCTTCTACGACATCGACACGCCGGTCACCCTCGCGAAGCTCGCCCGCGGCGACAAGGAGAGCCTGCGCGTCGACCAGGTCCCGCGGCTGGCGGCCTACTTCAGCTTCACCGGCGGGCGGACGCTGCGGAAGCTCGAGGAGGAGCTGGGCTCGCCGCGTGCGCTCCCGCTGTACTGCGCCGTCGACGACGGCGTCTACACCCCGGACGCGGCCGTCGCCCGCGACCTCGACCTGGGGTACATGGGCACCTACAGCGACGACCGCCAGCCGACGGTGGAGCGGTTGCTGCTCGACCCGGCCCGCCGCCTGCCCGGCCGGCGCTTCGCGTTGGTCGGCCCGATGTACCCCCAGCGGACCTCCTGGACGCCCAACGTCGAGCGGGTCGAGCACCTCCCGCCCGCCGGGCACCCGCGCTTCTACCGGCGCCAGCGCTTCACCCTCAACGTGACCCGCGCCGACATGATCGCCGCGGGCTGGGCGCCCAGCGTCCGCCTCTTCGAGGCCGCCGCCTGCGGCACGCCGGTGATCAGCGACCGCTGGGAGGGCCTCGGCGACGTCTTCGAGGTCGGCCGCGAGATCCTGGTCGCCGACACCGCCGACGACGCGGTCCGGATCCTCGAAGAGACGCCCGAAGCCGAGCGCGCCGCGATCGGCGCGGCCGCCCGGGCCCGCGTGCTGCAAGAGCACACCGCCGCCCACCGCGCCGCCGAGCTCGAAGCCGGGCTGCTCGCCGCCGGGGCCTCCCGATGA
- a CDS encoding CgeB family protein has protein sequence MPPRSIAFFGSSLVSAYWNGAATYYRGVLSALHARGFAVTFYEPDAYDRQQHRDLAEDPGYARVVVYPNRPDALAPLLEEAAAAGVVVKASGVGVFDAELEEAVSTLTRADGSAPLRIFWDVDAPATLERMRADPDDPARACVPRYDAVFTYGGGPPVVAAYEALGARRCVPIYNAHDPATHRPAPAQERFACDLCFLGNRLPDREARVDAFFTEAARLAPAKKFLLGGSGWHDADLPENVHRLGHVGTGDHNALNASALCVLNISRASMAEVGFSPATRVFEAAAAGACLVTDAWVGIDTFFEPGVEILVAEDGAGVAAILADLRPERARDIGDAARARALRDHTYTQRAVTVEAQLDELAEHAS, from the coding sequence ATGCCGCCACGCTCCATCGCCTTCTTCGGATCTTCGCTGGTCTCCGCCTACTGGAACGGCGCCGCGACCTACTACCGCGGCGTGCTCTCGGCCCTCCACGCCCGCGGCTTCGCGGTCACCTTCTACGAGCCCGACGCATACGACCGGCAGCAGCACCGCGACCTCGCCGAGGACCCCGGCTACGCCCGCGTCGTGGTCTACCCCAACCGCCCCGACGCGCTCGCGCCGCTGTTGGAGGAGGCCGCCGCGGCCGGCGTGGTGGTGAAGGCGTCGGGCGTCGGCGTCTTCGACGCGGAGCTGGAGGAGGCCGTCTCGACGCTCACCCGCGCCGACGGCTCGGCGCCGCTGCGGATCTTCTGGGACGTGGACGCGCCCGCCACGCTGGAGCGGATGCGTGCCGACCCCGACGACCCGGCCCGCGCCTGCGTCCCGCGCTACGACGCGGTGTTCACCTACGGCGGCGGCCCGCCGGTGGTCGCGGCGTACGAGGCCCTCGGCGCCCGCCGCTGCGTGCCGATCTACAACGCCCACGACCCCGCGACGCACCGACCGGCGCCGGCGCAGGAGCGCTTCGCCTGCGACCTGTGCTTCCTGGGCAACCGGCTGCCCGACCGCGAGGCGCGCGTGGACGCCTTCTTCACCGAGGCCGCGCGGCTCGCCCCCGCAAAGAAGTTCCTGCTCGGCGGCTCCGGCTGGCACGACGCCGACCTGCCCGAGAACGTCCACCGCCTCGGCCACGTCGGCACCGGCGACCACAACGCGCTCAACGCGTCGGCGCTGTGCGTGCTGAACATCAGCCGGGCGTCGATGGCCGAGGTCGGCTTCTCCCCGGCGACCCGGGTCTTCGAGGCCGCGGCCGCCGGCGCCTGCCTCGTCACCGACGCCTGGGTCGGCATCGACACCTTCTTCGAGCCCGGCGTGGAGATCCTCGTCGCCGAGGACGGCGCCGGCGTCGCGGCGATCCTCGCCGACCTCCGCCCCGAGCGGGCCCGCGACATCGGCGACGCCGCCCGGGCCCGGGCCCTCCGGGACCACACCTACACGCAGCGGGCGGTCACGGTCGAGGCGCAGCTCGACGAGCTGGCGGAGCACGCGTCTTGA
- a CDS encoding CgeB family protein, translated as MRFVFFVHSLASDWNHGNAHFVRGVLSELRRRGHDVAAFEPEDAWSRQNLVRDHGQGAADAYHDAYPDLCSTRYDDATADDPDAVRALAAGADVLVVHEWTDPAVVAALGRADVPVRLFHDTHHRCVTAPEEMSRFDLGGYHGVLAFGGVIRAWYARHHDRPAFTWHEAADPHVFHPKGIHAEGTTVGSAGPGAEALDLIWVGNWGDDERTAELHEFLIGPVKRLGLSATVHGVRYPDAALDALADAGIAYGGYLPNHRVPDAFGRHRLTVHVPRGPYTRSLPGIPTIRPFEALACGIPLASAPWSDAEHLFRPGDLARVGSGAEMQATLEALLGDAGARRDLAARGRETVLARHTCAHRVDELLTILDDLA; from the coding sequence GTGAGGTTCGTCTTCTTCGTCCACTCGCTTGCCTCGGACTGGAACCACGGCAACGCGCACTTCGTCCGCGGCGTGCTGTCGGAGCTGCGCCGCCGCGGACACGACGTCGCCGCGTTCGAGCCGGAGGACGCGTGGTCGCGCCAGAACCTCGTCCGCGACCACGGGCAGGGAGCCGCGGACGCCTACCACGACGCGTACCCGGACCTGTGTAGCACCCGCTACGACGACGCGACCGCCGACGATCCCGACGCCGTCCGCGCTCTCGCCGCCGGGGCGGACGTGCTGGTCGTCCACGAGTGGACCGATCCCGCCGTCGTGGCCGCGCTCGGCCGCGCCGACGTCCCGGTCCGGCTCTTCCACGACACGCACCACCGCTGCGTGACCGCCCCGGAGGAGATGTCCCGCTTCGACCTCGGCGGGTACCACGGCGTGCTCGCCTTCGGCGGCGTGATCCGCGCCTGGTACGCCCGGCACCACGACCGGCCGGCCTTCACGTGGCACGAGGCCGCCGACCCGCACGTCTTCCACCCGAAGGGGATCCACGCCGAAGGAACGACCGTGGGATCCGCCGGACCCGGCGCGGAGGCCCTGGACCTGATCTGGGTCGGCAACTGGGGTGACGACGAGCGGACCGCCGAGCTTCACGAGTTCCTGATCGGGCCGGTGAAGCGGCTGGGCCTCTCCGCCACGGTCCACGGGGTCCGCTACCCCGACGCCGCGCTCGACGCCCTCGCCGACGCCGGCATCGCGTATGGCGGCTACCTGCCCAACCACCGCGTGCCCGACGCGTTCGGCCGGCACCGCCTCACGGTGCACGTCCCCCGCGGCCCCTACACGCGGAGCCTCCCGGGCATCCCCACCATCCGGCCCTTCGAGGCGCTCGCCTGCGGCATCCCGCTGGCCTCGGCCCCCTGGTCGGATGCGGAGCACCTCTTCCGCCCCGGCGACCTCGCGCGCGTGGGCTCCGGAGCCGAGATGCAGGCCACGCTCGAAGCCCTCCTCGGGGACGCCGGTGCCCGCCGCGACCTCGCCGCCCGCGGCCGAGAAACCGTCCTCGCCCGCCACACCTGCGCCCACCGCGTGGACGAGTTGCTCACGATCCTCGACGACCTCGCTTGA